TAGGCTTTGCGCAAAAACGGCAGGTGCCGCTCTTTGAGGGCGCGCTCGCCTTCGCGAGCCAGCGTGACTACGGGCTCGGGCAGATCGTCTGAGTCGAGCCAGCGCCGGACGGTCGAATAGTGAGGCGCGAGGATGCCGGCCCTGCTGCACCAACGCTGCAATGCCTCATAGGCTGCAATCTTTGATTGCTCCGGCTGCAAATAGGCCGCCGCTGTAACGTCCTTCGCCTCAGGATGCTCCTCAAACCAGCGCGACAGTCCTTTGTCTTGCCGGTTGCGGTCTGCCAGGGCGGCGAGGCCGCCATCGCGCCAGCGCTTGAGCCAGCGCTTCAACGTGCGCGAGTAGACGCCGGAGATCTCGGCCTGGTACTCGAGCATCCGGGTTTGAGAGGTGACCTGCGAGCCGTCCTTGAGCCGCAGCGCGGCGTAGCGGAGTGGGTCTTTGTCAAAGTCCACGATGGGCTGCAGGACGGCCCAGCGCTCCTCTGCCTGGCGTTGAGCGGCCGCGCCGACGGGTAGCGTGTCAGGCGCGGCCTTGGCGGGGAGGGCCACCTGCGAATCGGTAAAGAGCGGCAGGCTGCGCATGGCCGATGCCGCGTTGCTGCAGGCCTCGGCGACGCGGCGCTCGCTGGCAGGCAATGACGATGCCAGATACTCGCGCAACGGCTTGCCGTTGCGGCCGGTGCGGCCCGTGGCGCGCGAGATGATGGAGCCGTGGCGAGCCTGCTCGCGCAGCCAGCGATCCGTCAGGCCGGTGCGGGCAATAGCCTCCTCGGCGGTGAGCCACTCGTGCGCCGCGGCCTGCGGAACAAGATAGAGCTTCGGGGCCGCGCTCATGCCGACGCTCCGCTCTGTGGCGTGTTTGCAGATTCCAGATCGTTGAGCTGTTTTTCCAGCCGGCGGAGGCGCTTATTAGCCCGAATCAGATCGACCTTCACTCTTAAAATCTGGTACTGCAAAAGACTTTTTTCGCTCCAACCGCATTCGGCCAGAACCGAAACAACGCTGGGACGCTTCTTCTTGCGAGGTGCGCTCATAGCCGCACCCCCGAAAGCGCAGACTCCAGGCGTGCGGTGTGTTCCTCCGCGCGCTTGCGGATGAGGTATTGGCGCCCGAGCTCGAGGAGCTGCTCCTCAGCCGGACCGATCAGGCGGAAACCTCCGCGCTCGGCTATGCAATGAAGGAGCTTCCAATCGTGGGTTGCGTGACAAAAGGCGCGCACGTATTGCACCGGAAATCGATGCTGCTCAGCGGCTGCGCTGGAGTAGCTATTGAGCATGCGGACCGTGACGCGATCGCCGGTGAGGCAAGACATTTCCTCGGCAATGACCTCGCGGCTCTTGCCAGAGCGGCGGATTGCGTCGGTGACGAGTGCGCGAATCGTGGTCTCATCCGCGCAGGTGCCGGGGGCGGGCCACCTGTTTGCGTCGCCGAAGAGCGCGGCTTGATCGGGTGGAAAAACTGACGCCGAGTTCTCCAGTGACGAGGGGGACACTCCTGGCGGAGACTGAGCTGGCGATGAATACCTCCCTCTCATGCGGCCCTCCGCTTCGCTTTCTCGGTCCTACGTCTAACCTCGCGCCGCACCTCAGCGCTTACGCGCTTCGACGTGCGCTCTCCCCTCGCAACCTGCCGAACGTGCTGCGGCGTAACGCCCAACTTCCGTGCGACATGGGAATAAATGCCGTAAATTGCAGAGGCGTGGTCGATTTCGGGGATTGCAGGTTTAAACTTGACCGACAAGTTGAACTCCGATCCGGGGAATATGCAGACCACCATAATGCATGCATGCATAAGGGTCAAGGGAAAAGTGTGTCAGGATCAGCGAAACAATTGGACCAGGTAGCGAAGAACATAAAGGCGTTACGCGAGCGGCTTGAAATGAGCCAGCAGCGCTTCGCCCTCGCACTCGGGGTAGATCAGGGGTCCGTCTCGCGCTGGGAGCGCGGCAAGATTCGTCCCACGCCCGAAACGTTCGCCCGAATGGCGAAGCTCTCCGACGACGAGAAAAAGCTTTATTTTCTGGAAGAAGCGGGCGTTCCCGCCTCTTACTTTCTAGGCGAAAAAATGTTGCCGGAGATGCTCTTCGCCGCAAGCGAGGCGGTGGCGAAGTCGCTGGAGGATAGTAACCAAGTCACGGCCACAAAAGGCATCTTTACGCCGCAGGAGTCGCTCTCTATCATCCCCTACGTTCAAGACCCATTGAAGGTAGGTACGAAAGAAGCGATGAGCACATCGAGTAGTATTTTGCAGTTCCCCTCCAGTTGGCTGCCCCTCGAGGGCACCCTCCAAGCCACCCGTTTCCCTAATCCCGGCATTCCTTATATGTCCACGGAGGTCATTGGCATCGTAGACGTGAGCCGCCGAGATCCAGATCGCCTGGTCGGCTGCATCGTAGCCGTAATCGGATACGAGGGGTTGGAAGCAATGGTGCTCCGTCGCGACGGGACCACCTATCTGCTGCTCCCGATAGGTGCCGAAAGCAGCCGTGTGAGAGTTCTGAAGTCTCATGGCGTTGGAAGCATAGCGGGTCGCATCTGCAAATGGATCGGGGATGCTCCGGAGCCGAAGAACAAAAAGGCTTCACGTAGAGTCACCGGCCCCGCGTGATCTCAGAAAACCGCTCATCTACAGAAAGAAGAAATGCGGTTTTGCGCGACTCGATGGGAGATCTGTTAAATTTCAACCGCCAAAGTCGCGAGGTGAACAGGAGAGCCTTAGCGTGAAATGGAGATCAGGTTGTTCCGCGATATTAGGTACGACCCTTTTATTGCTTTCGGGGTGCGCGAACAGGAGCACGCTTGCTGGTGTTGAATCGCGATTGCATTCACCTGACACTCTCCGCGCCACCACGTCATTTCCTGCGCGAGTTGCGTCGGAGAAGGCTTGTGGCATCGCTCCGGACCCCGAAATCCGATGCACACCGGGAAATGTATCATTCGAGGCGCATATTTCGTATGTTCCCGGGAAGCCCAGAAGTGCAAGCAGAACCATACAAATCGAAGTCACCGAGGATTCTTTCAGTGCGCCAGGCGTTCCCGGTACGGTGCGTCGCGCGCAAGCCGTCCTGACGATCTCTGAGTTTAAGGATCTCGCACGATGTCTCAAGCTGTTTGAGTCAGAGGGGCGCGCCGACTTGGCGAAGATACCCGGATCGAGCCCGCAGATCGATTTTGTGTCAGAACAGGGATTCTCCGCTGGCTACTACAAAAGCGACGATGGGTCAGAACGCCTCATCTTCTCCATTGGCGACTCGTCAGCAGACTTTCCGATAAAGGCGATCCCCGCCGTTGAGCGCACGGTTCAGGCGACGATGGCTGACGCCTACACGCGGGTAAATGGCAAGTGAGAGGGAGGGACGAGCAGCATGGCTAAATGCGAAATCTGCGGGAAGTGGGCTGGCGTCGGACGGAAGCGGCATGACTTCTGCCAGGAAGACTCTTTGATTCCAGCAGCGCCCAGGTCAACCGTCACGGCACCGGCAACAATGTGGACGATCGCCTTCGGCGTGTTCTGGGGTATCGTGCTCTTCAGCGCGGCGATCACGTTCCTCGCGCTGATATTTTTCCTGTTCCGCCTTCTCATCGGGACATAAGGGAGTCGTCGCGCTCCCTCACGGCCCGCGATTGCGGGCCGTTTTTCATTTGATGTTTCCGCGCCGCGCGATGTTTGCGGATCGGTCCCTGTAGGGATGGGCGCGCCTCTACGCTCGATCTATCTCCGGTGAGGAGTGGGAATCCGCGCATTGCGACTTTGATTTGAAAGGAGCTTCGCGGAGTGCCAGAGCCAGGAGCCCCCGGCGCGGGCTTACCCCTTTCGCTTCGCGCGGAAGCCGCGCCGGCCCTCCTGACACTCCGGGAGCGAGGGCGCGATGAATGCTCAAGAGAGCGACTTTCTGAAACTGGTGGTTCCGGCGGCGCAGAGCGCGATGCGGAAGTATGGCGTGCCCGCGTCGGTGACGATTGCGCAGGCGATTCTGGAGAGCGGCTGGGGCAAGAGCTCCCTGGCGCGGCAGTGCAACAACTTTTTCGGCATCAAGGCTGTGGCCAGCGCGCAGCCGGGCAGCTACCAGGAGTTTCCGACCTCGGAGTTCGTGGACGGACGCCGCGTGCAGGAGATGGCGCGCTTCGCGAAGTATCCCACGCCGGCCGCAGGCTTTGAGGCGCACGCGCTGCTGCTCTCAACCGCGGTGCGGTATCGGCCGTTCATGGCGATGTGCCAAGTGCGCAAGGTGGGCTCAGCCTGCAGCGAGCTGAAGACGTGCGGCTACTCTACGAACCCCGACTATGACGACCTGCTGTTCGAGCTGATCGACGAGTTTGACCTGCAGCAGTACGACATCTGGCCGACGCCGCCGGCGCAGGCTGCGGAGGCGGTGGCATGACGCGCAAAGAGATTCTTGAGCTGGCTGGTTCGATTGTTACGGTGGTGCTGGTCGCGCTGTTCGCGGTCATTTGGCTGCGGCAGCATGATGCGCAGCTCAAGGCGCAGGCGACCGCGCAGGCCCAGCGGCAGGTGATTCAGGCCCAGCAGCAGCAGATTGATGCGGCCAAGGCCGACATTGCGAGCACGGCGGCGACCTTGAAGCAGCAGCTCGCGACGATTGCCGTGGAGCGGGCGCAGGCGGCGAGCATCACGCCGCAGCAGTTTATCCAGGCCGTGCCGAAGGTGATCCAGATCCCGGTTCCGCTGACGTTGACGCAACCGGCGCCGCAGACAGAGACGGTGAACGGAAAGGCGGTATCGATTCCGGCTGCGCCCGAGGTGCAGATTCCAGCGGCGGACCTGCCAGCGTTTGAGACTTACAAGCTGGACTGCGACGCGGCGAACGCGAAGCTGTCGGCCTGCTCGAAGACGAGCGCGGACCAGGCGGCGCAGGTGACGGCTCTGCAGGCACAGCTCGCCGCCGAGAAGAAGACGGCGGACGGCTACCGGAATGCTGCCCGAGGCGGATCGGTGCTGCAGCGGATAGCGCGCGGGGCGAAGTGTCTGGCGATTCAGGGCGCGGCGGCCTATGGTGGCGCGAGCATCGATAAGCGCCAGCCGGGCGTAGGCGCGGCGATCGGGACGGTGGCTGGAGGGCTGGGATGCCAGATCTTCTGAAGCCCGAGCAGGCCGGGAGCTGGGCGCGGCCGTTTCTGCGCTCGATGCTGAGCGAGGACGATGGCGCGGTGAGCAGCTCGCGGGTCTGCGTGGCGCTGGTGATCGTCTTCGTGCTGGGCTTTTTGACGGCGCTCTTGGCGAAGATCCACGCGCCGGTCACGGTCGAGGAGTTTTGCCGGGCAGTGGAGTCGCTCGGAATGTTTACCGGAGGCGTGACCGGGACGCTTTACGGGATCAATCGGGCCGGAAACGTGTTTGAGAAGCGGGCCGACAGGCCCTAGGAGGTAGTGA
The DNA window shown above is from Acidobacterium capsulatum ATCC 51196 and carries:
- a CDS encoding glycoside hydrolase family 73 protein, giving the protein MNAQESDFLKLVVPAAQSAMRKYGVPASVTIAQAILESGWGKSSLARQCNNFFGIKAVASAQPGSYQEFPTSEFVDGRRVQEMARFAKYPTPAAGFEAHALLLSTAVRYRPFMAMCQVRKVGSACSELKTCGYSTNPDYDDLLFELIDEFDLQQYDIWPTPPAQAAEAVA
- a CDS encoding helix-turn-helix domain-containing protein, translating into MDQVAKNIKALRERLEMSQQRFALALGVDQGSVSRWERGKIRPTPETFARMAKLSDDEKKLYFLEEAGVPASYFLGEKMLPEMLFAASEAVAKSLEDSNQVTATKGIFTPQESLSIIPYVQDPLKVGTKEAMSTSSSILQFPSSWLPLEGTLQATRFPNPGIPYMSTEVIGIVDVSRRDPDRLVGCIVAVIGYEGLEAMVLRRDGTTYLLLPIGAESSRVRVLKSHGVGSIAGRICKWIGDAPEPKNKKASRRVTGPA